In Manis pentadactyla isolate mManPen7 chromosome 8, mManPen7.hap1, whole genome shotgun sequence, the following are encoded in one genomic region:
- the NDST2 gene encoding bifunctional heparan sulfate N-deacetylase/N-sulfotransferase 2 isoform X3, which translates to MLKLWKVVRPARQLELHRLILLLLAFSLGSMGFLAYYVSTSPKAKEPLPMPLGDCSSGGAAGPGPVRPPVPPRLPRPPETSQTEPVVLVFVESAYSQLGQEIVAILESSRFRYSTELAPGRGDMPTLTDHTHGRYVLIIYENLLKYVNLDAWSRELLDRYCVEYGVGIIGFFRAHEHSLLSAQLKGFPLFLHSNLGLRDYQVNPSAPLLHLTRPSRLEPGPLPGDDWTIFQSNHSTYEPVLLASLRPTESPVPGPVPRRARLPTVIQDLGLHDGIQRVLFGHGLAFWLHKLVFVDAVAYLTGKRLCLDLDRYILVDIDDIFVGKEGTRMKVADVEALLTTQNKLRTLVPNFTFNLGFSGKFYHTGTEEEDAGDDMLLKHRKEFWWFPHMWSHMQPHLFHNRSVLADQMRLNKQFALVLPRQTCGLFTHTIFYNEYPGGSRELDRSIRGGELFLTVLLNPISIFMTHLSNYGNDRLGLYTFESLVRFLQCWTRLRLQTLPPVPLARKYFELFPQEQSPLWQNPCDDKRHKDIWSKEKTCDRLPKFLIVGPQKTGTTAIHFFLNLHPAVTSSFPSPSTFEEIQFFSGPNYHKGIDWYMDFFPVPSNASTDFLFEKSATYFDSEIVPRRGAALLPRAKIIIVLTNPADRAYSWYQHQRAHGDPVALNYTFYQVISASSQAPLTLHSLQNRCLVPGYYSTHLQRWLNYYPSGQLLIVDGQELRTNPAASMESIQKFLGITPFLNYTRTLSRFDEDKGFWCQGLEGGKTRCLGKSKGRRYPDMDTDSRLFLMDFFRNHNLELSKLLSRLGQPVPSWLQEELQHSSLG; encoded by the exons ATGCTCAAGCTGTGGAAGGTGGTACGCCCAGCCCGGCAGCTGGAACTGCACCGCCTCATACTGCTGCTGCTTGCTTTCAGTCTGGGCTCCATGGGCTTCCTGGCTTACTATGTATCCACAAGCCCCAAGGCTAAGGAACCCTTGCCCATGCCCTTGGGAGACTGCAGCAGTGGTGGGGCAGCTGGCCCTGGCCCTGTACGGCCTCCAGTCCCACCTCGGCTCCCAAGGCCTCCAGAGACATCTCAAACTGAACCTGTGGTCCTTGTGTTTGTGGAGAGTGCATACTCACAGCTAGGGCAGGAGATTGTGGCCATCTTGGAGTCTAGTCGTTTTCGTTATAGCACTGAGTTGGCACCTGGCCGAGGGGACATGCCTACACTAACTGATCATACTCATGGCCGCTATGTCTTGATCATTTATGAGAACCTGCTTAAGTATGTCAACCTGGATGCTTGGAGTCGGGAACTGCTGGACCGGTACTGTGTGGAATATGGTGTAGGCATCATTGGCTTTTTCCGGGCCCATGAGCATAGCCTACTAAGTGCCCAGCTCAAGGGCTTTCCCCTTTTTCTACACTCAAACTTGGGGCTCCGGGACTACCAAGTGAATCCTTCTGCCCCACTCCTGCATCTCACACGCCCCAGCCGCCTGGAACCTGGGCCTCTGCCTGGTGATGACTGGACCATCTTCCAATCCAATCACAGCACTTATGAACCAGTGCTCCTTGCCAGCCTTCGGCCAACTGAGTCCCCTGTGCCAGGACCAGTGCCTCGCCGGGCCCGGCTTCCCACTGTGATACAGGACCTGGGGCTTCATGATGGCATCCAGCGGGTGCTCTTTGGCCATGGCCTTGCCTTCTGGCTCCACAAACTTGTTTTCGTTGATGCTGTGGCATACCTCACTGGCAAGCGCCTCTGCCTGGACCTTGACCGCTACATCTTGGTAGACATTGATGACATATTTGTGGGCAAGGAAGGTACCCGCATGAAGGTGGCTGATGTTGAG GCTCTGTTGACCACCCAGAACAAACTCAGGACATTAGTCCCCAACTTCACCTTCAACTTGGGCTTCTCGGGCAAGTTCTATCATACTG GGACAGAGGAGGAGGACGCAGGGGACGACATGCTGCTGAAACACCGCAAAGAGTTCTGGTGGTTTCCCCACATGTGGAGCCACATGCAGCCACACCTGTTCCACAATCGCTCTGTGCTGGCTGACCAGATGAGGCTCAACAAACAGTTTGCTCTG gtGCTGCCACGGCAGACCTGTGGCCTCTTCACTCACACAATCTTTTATAATGAGTATCCTGGAGGCTCTCGTGAACTAGACCGGAGCATCCGAGGTGGAGAGCTCTTTCTGACAGTGCTTCTTAATCCG ATCAGCATTTTTATGACCCATCTGTCCAATTATGGAAATGATCGGCTTGGCCTGTACACCTTTGAGAGCCTGGTGCGCTTCCTCCAGTGCTGGACACGGCTGCGCCTTCAGACCCTTCCTCCTGTTCCTCTTGCACGAAAATACTTTGAACTCTTCCCTCAAGAGCAAAGCCCCCTTTGGCAG AATCCATGCGATGACAAGAGGCATAAAGATATCTGGTCCAAGGAGAAAACCTGTGATCGACTCCCCAAATTCCTCATTGTGGGACCCCAAAAGACAG GGACCACAGCTATTCACTTCTTCCTGAATCTGCACCCAGCTGTGACTAGCAGTTTCCCTAGCCCCAGCACCTTTGAGGAGATTCAGTTCTTCAGTGGCCCTAATTACCACAAGGGCATTGACTG GTATATGGATTTCTTCCCTGTCCCTTCTAATGCCAGCACTGACTTCCTATTTGAAAAAAGTGCCACCTACTTTGACTCAGAGATTGTACCACGGCGGGGTGCTGCCCTTCTGCCACGAGCCAAGATCATCATTGTGCTCACCAACCCTGCTGACAGGGCctactcctggtaccag CACCAGCGAGCACATGGCGACCCAGTTGCTCTGAACTATACCTTCTACCAGGTGATTTCAGCctcctcccaggcccctctgacACTTCACTCCCTGCAGAACCGCTGTCTTGTCCCTGGATACTATTCCACCCATCTACAACGCTGGCTGAATTACTACCCCTCTGGACAG ttGCTGATTGTGGATGGGCAAGAGCTGCGTACCAACCCAGCTGCCTCAATGGAGAGCATCCAGAAGTTCCTGGGTATCACACCCTTTCTGAACTACACACGGACCCTCAG CAGGTTTGATGAAGATAAGGGATTCTGGTGCCAGGGACTTGAAGGTGGTAAGACTCGCTGTCTAGGCAAGAGCAAAGGCCGGAGGTACCCAGATATGGATACTGAC TCCCGCCTTTTTCTTATGGATTTTTTCCGGAACCAcaatttggagctctcaaagctaCTGAGCCGGCTTGGACAGCCAGTGCCCTCATGGCTTCAGGAAGAATTGCAGCATTCCAGTCTGGGCTGA
- the NDST2 gene encoding bifunctional heparan sulfate N-deacetylase/N-sulfotransferase 2 isoform X1, which translates to MLKLWKVVRPARQLELHRLILLLLAFSLGSMGFLAYYVSTSPKAKEPLPMPLGDCSSGGAAGPGPVRPPVPPRLPRPPETSQTEPVVLVFVESAYSQLGQEIVAILESSRFRYSTELAPGRGDMPTLTDHTHGRYVLIIYENLLKYVNLDAWSRELLDRYCVEYGVGIIGFFRAHEHSLLSAQLKGFPLFLHSNLGLRDYQVNPSAPLLHLTRPSRLEPGPLPGDDWTIFQSNHSTYEPVLLASLRPTESPVPGPVPRRARLPTVIQDLGLHDGIQRVLFGHGLAFWLHKLVFVDAVAYLTGKRLCLDLDRYILVDIDDIFVGKEGTRMKVADVEALLTTQNKLRTLVPNFTFNLGFSGKFYHTGTEEEDAGDDMLLKHRKEFWWFPHMWSHMQPHLFHNRSVLADQMRLNKQFALEHGIPTDLGYAVAPHHSGVYPIHTQLYEAWKSVWGIQVTSTEEYPHLRPARYRRGFIHNGIMVLPRQTCGLFTHTIFYNEYPGGSRELDRSIRGGELFLTVLLNPISIFMTHLSNYGNDRLGLYTFESLVRFLQCWTRLRLQTLPPVPLARKYFELFPQEQSPLWQNPCDDKRHKDIWSKEKTCDRLPKFLIVGPQKTGTTAIHFFLNLHPAVTSSFPSPSTFEEIQFFSGPNYHKGIDWYMDFFPVPSNASTDFLFEKSATYFDSEIVPRRGAALLPRAKIIIVLTNPADRAYSWYQHQRAHGDPVALNYTFYQVISASSQAPLTLHSLQNRCLVPGYYSTHLQRWLNYYPSGQLLIVDGQELRTNPAASMESIQKFLGITPFLNYTRTLSRFDEDKGFWCQGLEGGKTRCLGKSKGRRYPDMDTDSRLFLMDFFRNHNLELSKLLSRLGQPVPSWLQEELQHSSLG; encoded by the exons ATGCTCAAGCTGTGGAAGGTGGTACGCCCAGCCCGGCAGCTGGAACTGCACCGCCTCATACTGCTGCTGCTTGCTTTCAGTCTGGGCTCCATGGGCTTCCTGGCTTACTATGTATCCACAAGCCCCAAGGCTAAGGAACCCTTGCCCATGCCCTTGGGAGACTGCAGCAGTGGTGGGGCAGCTGGCCCTGGCCCTGTACGGCCTCCAGTCCCACCTCGGCTCCCAAGGCCTCCAGAGACATCTCAAACTGAACCTGTGGTCCTTGTGTTTGTGGAGAGTGCATACTCACAGCTAGGGCAGGAGATTGTGGCCATCTTGGAGTCTAGTCGTTTTCGTTATAGCACTGAGTTGGCACCTGGCCGAGGGGACATGCCTACACTAACTGATCATACTCATGGCCGCTATGTCTTGATCATTTATGAGAACCTGCTTAAGTATGTCAACCTGGATGCTTGGAGTCGGGAACTGCTGGACCGGTACTGTGTGGAATATGGTGTAGGCATCATTGGCTTTTTCCGGGCCCATGAGCATAGCCTACTAAGTGCCCAGCTCAAGGGCTTTCCCCTTTTTCTACACTCAAACTTGGGGCTCCGGGACTACCAAGTGAATCCTTCTGCCCCACTCCTGCATCTCACACGCCCCAGCCGCCTGGAACCTGGGCCTCTGCCTGGTGATGACTGGACCATCTTCCAATCCAATCACAGCACTTATGAACCAGTGCTCCTTGCCAGCCTTCGGCCAACTGAGTCCCCTGTGCCAGGACCAGTGCCTCGCCGGGCCCGGCTTCCCACTGTGATACAGGACCTGGGGCTTCATGATGGCATCCAGCGGGTGCTCTTTGGCCATGGCCTTGCCTTCTGGCTCCACAAACTTGTTTTCGTTGATGCTGTGGCATACCTCACTGGCAAGCGCCTCTGCCTGGACCTTGACCGCTACATCTTGGTAGACATTGATGACATATTTGTGGGCAAGGAAGGTACCCGCATGAAGGTGGCTGATGTTGAG GCTCTGTTGACCACCCAGAACAAACTCAGGACATTAGTCCCCAACTTCACCTTCAACTTGGGCTTCTCGGGCAAGTTCTATCATACTG GGACAGAGGAGGAGGACGCAGGGGACGACATGCTGCTGAAACACCGCAAAGAGTTCTGGTGGTTTCCCCACATGTGGAGCCACATGCAGCCACACCTGTTCCACAATCGCTCTGTGCTGGCTGACCAGATGAGGCTCAACAAACAGTTTGCTCTG GAGCATGGGATTCCCACGGATCTGGGGTATGCTGTGGCCCCCCACCACTCGGGCGTGTACCCCATCCACACGCAGCTCTATGAGGCCTGGAAATCTGTGTGGGGCATCCAGGTGACCAGCACCGAGGAGTATCCCCATCTCCGGCCTGCCCGCTACCGCCGTGGCTTCATTCACAATGGCATTATG gtGCTGCCACGGCAGACCTGTGGCCTCTTCACTCACACAATCTTTTATAATGAGTATCCTGGAGGCTCTCGTGAACTAGACCGGAGCATCCGAGGTGGAGAGCTCTTTCTGACAGTGCTTCTTAATCCG ATCAGCATTTTTATGACCCATCTGTCCAATTATGGAAATGATCGGCTTGGCCTGTACACCTTTGAGAGCCTGGTGCGCTTCCTCCAGTGCTGGACACGGCTGCGCCTTCAGACCCTTCCTCCTGTTCCTCTTGCACGAAAATACTTTGAACTCTTCCCTCAAGAGCAAAGCCCCCTTTGGCAG AATCCATGCGATGACAAGAGGCATAAAGATATCTGGTCCAAGGAGAAAACCTGTGATCGACTCCCCAAATTCCTCATTGTGGGACCCCAAAAGACAG GGACCACAGCTATTCACTTCTTCCTGAATCTGCACCCAGCTGTGACTAGCAGTTTCCCTAGCCCCAGCACCTTTGAGGAGATTCAGTTCTTCAGTGGCCCTAATTACCACAAGGGCATTGACTG GTATATGGATTTCTTCCCTGTCCCTTCTAATGCCAGCACTGACTTCCTATTTGAAAAAAGTGCCACCTACTTTGACTCAGAGATTGTACCACGGCGGGGTGCTGCCCTTCTGCCACGAGCCAAGATCATCATTGTGCTCACCAACCCTGCTGACAGGGCctactcctggtaccag CACCAGCGAGCACATGGCGACCCAGTTGCTCTGAACTATACCTTCTACCAGGTGATTTCAGCctcctcccaggcccctctgacACTTCACTCCCTGCAGAACCGCTGTCTTGTCCCTGGATACTATTCCACCCATCTACAACGCTGGCTGAATTACTACCCCTCTGGACAG ttGCTGATTGTGGATGGGCAAGAGCTGCGTACCAACCCAGCTGCCTCAATGGAGAGCATCCAGAAGTTCCTGGGTATCACACCCTTTCTGAACTACACACGGACCCTCAG CAGGTTTGATGAAGATAAGGGATTCTGGTGCCAGGGACTTGAAGGTGGTAAGACTCGCTGTCTAGGCAAGAGCAAAGGCCGGAGGTACCCAGATATGGATACTGAC TCCCGCCTTTTTCTTATGGATTTTTTCCGGAACCAcaatttggagctctcaaagctaCTGAGCCGGCTTGGACAGCCAGTGCCCTCATGGCTTCAGGAAGAATTGCAGCATTCCAGTCTGGGCTGA
- the NDST2 gene encoding bifunctional heparan sulfate N-deacetylase/N-sulfotransferase 2 isoform X2 → MLKLWKVVRPARQLELHRLILLLLAFSLGSMGFLAYYVSTSPKAKEPLPMPLGDCSSGGAAGPGPVRPPVPPRLPRPPETSQTEPVVLVFVESAYSQLGQEIVAILESSRFRYSTELAPGRGDMPTLTDHTHGRYVLIIYENLLKYVNLDAWSRELLDRYCVEYGVGIIGFFRAHEHSLLSAQLKGFPLFLHSNLGLRDYQVNPSAPLLHLTRPSRLEPGPLPGDDWTIFQSNHSTYEPVLLASLRPTESPVPGPVPRRARLPTVIQDLGLHDGIQRVLFGHGLAFWLHKLVFVDAVAYLTGKRLCLDLDRYILVDIDDIFVGKEGTRMKVADVEALLTTQNKLRTLVPNFTFNLGFSGKFYHTGTEEEDAGDDMLLKHRKEFWWFPHMWSHMQPHLFHNRSVLADQMRLNKQFALEHGIPTDLGYAVAPHHSGVYPIHTQLYEAWKSVWGIQVTSTEEYPHLRPARYRRGFIHNGIMVLPRQTCGLFTHTIFYNEYPGGSRELDRSIRGGELFLTVLLNPISIFMTHLSNYGNDRLGLYTFESLVRFLQCWTRLRLQTLPPVPLARKYFELFPQEQSPLWQNPCDDKRHKDIWSKEKTCDRLPKFLIVGPQKTGTTAIHFFLNLHPAVTSSFPSPSTFEEIQFFSGPNYHKGIDWYMDFFPVPSNASTDFLFEKSATYFDSEIVPRRGAALLPRAKIIIVLTNPADRAYSWYQHQRAHGDPVALNYTFYQVISASSQAPLTLHSLQNRCLVPGYYSTHLQRWLNYYPSGQLLIVDGQELRTNPAASMESIQKFLGITPFLNYTRTLRFDEDKGFWCQGLEGGKTRCLGKSKGRRYPDMDTDSRLFLMDFFRNHNLELSKLLSRLGQPVPSWLQEELQHSSLG, encoded by the exons ATGCTCAAGCTGTGGAAGGTGGTACGCCCAGCCCGGCAGCTGGAACTGCACCGCCTCATACTGCTGCTGCTTGCTTTCAGTCTGGGCTCCATGGGCTTCCTGGCTTACTATGTATCCACAAGCCCCAAGGCTAAGGAACCCTTGCCCATGCCCTTGGGAGACTGCAGCAGTGGTGGGGCAGCTGGCCCTGGCCCTGTACGGCCTCCAGTCCCACCTCGGCTCCCAAGGCCTCCAGAGACATCTCAAACTGAACCTGTGGTCCTTGTGTTTGTGGAGAGTGCATACTCACAGCTAGGGCAGGAGATTGTGGCCATCTTGGAGTCTAGTCGTTTTCGTTATAGCACTGAGTTGGCACCTGGCCGAGGGGACATGCCTACACTAACTGATCATACTCATGGCCGCTATGTCTTGATCATTTATGAGAACCTGCTTAAGTATGTCAACCTGGATGCTTGGAGTCGGGAACTGCTGGACCGGTACTGTGTGGAATATGGTGTAGGCATCATTGGCTTTTTCCGGGCCCATGAGCATAGCCTACTAAGTGCCCAGCTCAAGGGCTTTCCCCTTTTTCTACACTCAAACTTGGGGCTCCGGGACTACCAAGTGAATCCTTCTGCCCCACTCCTGCATCTCACACGCCCCAGCCGCCTGGAACCTGGGCCTCTGCCTGGTGATGACTGGACCATCTTCCAATCCAATCACAGCACTTATGAACCAGTGCTCCTTGCCAGCCTTCGGCCAACTGAGTCCCCTGTGCCAGGACCAGTGCCTCGCCGGGCCCGGCTTCCCACTGTGATACAGGACCTGGGGCTTCATGATGGCATCCAGCGGGTGCTCTTTGGCCATGGCCTTGCCTTCTGGCTCCACAAACTTGTTTTCGTTGATGCTGTGGCATACCTCACTGGCAAGCGCCTCTGCCTGGACCTTGACCGCTACATCTTGGTAGACATTGATGACATATTTGTGGGCAAGGAAGGTACCCGCATGAAGGTGGCTGATGTTGAG GCTCTGTTGACCACCCAGAACAAACTCAGGACATTAGTCCCCAACTTCACCTTCAACTTGGGCTTCTCGGGCAAGTTCTATCATACTG GGACAGAGGAGGAGGACGCAGGGGACGACATGCTGCTGAAACACCGCAAAGAGTTCTGGTGGTTTCCCCACATGTGGAGCCACATGCAGCCACACCTGTTCCACAATCGCTCTGTGCTGGCTGACCAGATGAGGCTCAACAAACAGTTTGCTCTG GAGCATGGGATTCCCACGGATCTGGGGTATGCTGTGGCCCCCCACCACTCGGGCGTGTACCCCATCCACACGCAGCTCTATGAGGCCTGGAAATCTGTGTGGGGCATCCAGGTGACCAGCACCGAGGAGTATCCCCATCTCCGGCCTGCCCGCTACCGCCGTGGCTTCATTCACAATGGCATTATG gtGCTGCCACGGCAGACCTGTGGCCTCTTCACTCACACAATCTTTTATAATGAGTATCCTGGAGGCTCTCGTGAACTAGACCGGAGCATCCGAGGTGGAGAGCTCTTTCTGACAGTGCTTCTTAATCCG ATCAGCATTTTTATGACCCATCTGTCCAATTATGGAAATGATCGGCTTGGCCTGTACACCTTTGAGAGCCTGGTGCGCTTCCTCCAGTGCTGGACACGGCTGCGCCTTCAGACCCTTCCTCCTGTTCCTCTTGCACGAAAATACTTTGAACTCTTCCCTCAAGAGCAAAGCCCCCTTTGGCAG AATCCATGCGATGACAAGAGGCATAAAGATATCTGGTCCAAGGAGAAAACCTGTGATCGACTCCCCAAATTCCTCATTGTGGGACCCCAAAAGACAG GGACCACAGCTATTCACTTCTTCCTGAATCTGCACCCAGCTGTGACTAGCAGTTTCCCTAGCCCCAGCACCTTTGAGGAGATTCAGTTCTTCAGTGGCCCTAATTACCACAAGGGCATTGACTG GTATATGGATTTCTTCCCTGTCCCTTCTAATGCCAGCACTGACTTCCTATTTGAAAAAAGTGCCACCTACTTTGACTCAGAGATTGTACCACGGCGGGGTGCTGCCCTTCTGCCACGAGCCAAGATCATCATTGTGCTCACCAACCCTGCTGACAGGGCctactcctggtaccag CACCAGCGAGCACATGGCGACCCAGTTGCTCTGAACTATACCTTCTACCAGGTGATTTCAGCctcctcccaggcccctctgacACTTCACTCCCTGCAGAACCGCTGTCTTGTCCCTGGATACTATTCCACCCATCTACAACGCTGGCTGAATTACTACCCCTCTGGACAG ttGCTGATTGTGGATGGGCAAGAGCTGCGTACCAACCCAGCTGCCTCAATGGAGAGCATCCAGAAGTTCCTGGGTATCACACCCTTTCTGAACTACACACGGACCCTCAG GTTTGATGAAGATAAGGGATTCTGGTGCCAGGGACTTGAAGGTGGTAAGACTCGCTGTCTAGGCAAGAGCAAAGGCCGGAGGTACCCAGATATGGATACTGAC TCCCGCCTTTTTCTTATGGATTTTTTCCGGAACCAcaatttggagctctcaaagctaCTGAGCCGGCTTGGACAGCCAGTGCCCTCATGGCTTCAGGAAGAATTGCAGCATTCCAGTCTGGGCTGA